Proteins from a genomic interval of Gemmatimonadaceae bacterium:
- a CDS encoding peptidylprolyl isomerase: MIKILSAAAVALTILLAGCDSLRDAMSTHPSVVAKAAGAELSVTELAALIGNSQAPLRKDVAQAVTDAWVNYQLVGKAAANSDSLRDPKLIDKAMWAPIANVKASKWYQLVSKSWRAPDSSEAEGFYNNGRVLAANHILLLTQGLPDSAKATARKRIDALRAQASPANFADLARRNSQDPGSKDKGGSLGTFARGAMVAPFEQALLALKPGEISPVVETQYGYHIIRRPLYSEVRPEVVQASQSVGLQAAESTYLATLEQTADLKMKPGIAPTVRAVVDDPEAHKTDKTVLATSDIGEFRASDLSRWMTTIPPQAGIQQRVKSAPDSAIPNFVKNFIRNELVVHAADSAKLGPDSTEMAQIRTSFANALRGAWTALGVSPKDLAAAKSKSDREKLANQRAQAYIRNLMTQKAQYVDVTEPVQSALREKYGYDINSEAMGRALIEASQIRLKADSAKAAGQPPTAVPLPKQDTTTR; the protein is encoded by the coding sequence ATGATCAAGATATTATCAGCTGCCGCAGTGGCTCTGACGATTCTGCTCGCGGGTTGCGATTCACTCCGTGACGCCATGTCCACCCACCCGAGCGTCGTTGCCAAAGCCGCCGGCGCCGAGCTGAGCGTCACCGAGCTCGCGGCCCTCATCGGAAATTCACAGGCGCCGCTCCGGAAGGACGTCGCCCAGGCCGTCACAGACGCCTGGGTGAATTACCAGCTCGTGGGAAAAGCAGCTGCCAATAGCGACTCTCTCAGGGATCCAAAGCTCATCGACAAGGCGATGTGGGCGCCGATAGCCAACGTCAAGGCGAGCAAGTGGTACCAGCTCGTCTCCAAATCGTGGCGCGCTCCGGACAGCTCTGAGGCGGAAGGCTTCTACAACAACGGGCGGGTGCTCGCTGCCAACCACATACTGTTGCTGACCCAGGGGCTTCCCGATTCAGCGAAAGCCACGGCGAGGAAGAGGATCGATGCGCTGCGGGCTCAGGCTAGTCCGGCCAATTTCGCGGATCTCGCCAGGAGAAACAGCCAGGATCCGGGATCGAAGGACAAAGGCGGATCGCTCGGAACTTTCGCGCGGGGAGCGATGGTCGCTCCCTTCGAGCAAGCCCTTCTCGCTCTGAAGCCCGGAGAGATTTCGCCGGTGGTCGAGACGCAGTACGGCTACCATATCATCCGGCGGCCGTTGTACTCCGAGGTGCGACCGGAAGTTGTGCAGGCGAGCCAGAGCGTGGGGCTGCAAGCCGCCGAGAGCACCTACCTCGCGACCCTCGAACAAACGGCTGATCTGAAAATGAAGCCGGGTATCGCGCCGACGGTGCGAGCCGTCGTTGACGATCCTGAGGCCCATAAGACAGACAAGACCGTGCTCGCGACGAGCGATATTGGAGAATTCAGGGCTTCCGACCTGTCGCGATGGATGACGACGATTCCGCCGCAGGCCGGAATTCAGCAGCGTGTCAAGTCCGCGCCCGATTCGGCAATCCCCAACTTCGTGAAGAATTTCATCCGCAACGAGCTCGTCGTGCACGCCGCGGACAGCGCTAAGCTCGGGCCTGACTCGACGGAGATGGCACAGATCCGGACATCGTTCGCGAATGCCCTTCGAGGCGCGTGGACTGCCCTGGGTGTCAGCCCGAAGGACCTGGCCGCCGCAAAATCGAAGAGCGACCGCGAGAAGCTCGCAAACCAGCGGGCCCAGGCATACATAAGGAATCTCATGACGCAGAAGGCTCAGTACGTGGACGTGACGGAGCCAGTCCAGTCTGCCCTTCGCGAAAAGTACGGGTACGACATCAACAGCGAAGCGATGGGTCGCGCCCTGATCGAGGCATCACAGATACGGTTGAAGGCGGATTCGGCGAAGGCCGCCGGGCAACCACCAACGGCTGTTCCGCTGCCAAAGCAGGATACGACCACGCGCTGA
- a CDS encoding peptidylprolyl isomerase, translating to MAPAPAPAASAAARPSLARIPIDRVVAIVGTQPLLWSDVLTFINQQRAAGLTLPPDSAGQAAFARDALNQLIDEEILVQKAHEMKIEVTEGEVNRTVDDQIKRVRDQFKADEEYRTELRNAGFGTPEEYRRTLYTQFYRRTLQQRVFPDLQKTAHARNVSETEVEEAFQKNKELLKKQPATVTFRQIVVAPKPTAESKARARAKAESLLVEIRKGGDFEQIAKRESMDQASKATGGDLGWNRRGAMVPAFERMMFALNPGQISPVVETAFGYHIIRVDRVQAAEVHSHHILIMPAIDSADINRARLEADSVAKTWRAGANFDSLVAKHHDPAEEKGILQPFVRDSLPASYGTAIAGKKAGEVTDPFELKGPSGASKFSVLQLVTVNEAGQYVESEVRDRIRQQLIAERATRQLLDDLRKRTYVAIRL from the coding sequence GTGGCTCCGGCACCCGCGCCGGCAGCATCCGCTGCCGCGCGGCCGAGTCTCGCACGGATTCCGATCGACAGGGTCGTCGCCATCGTCGGAACCCAGCCGCTTCTCTGGAGCGACGTGCTCACGTTCATAAATCAGCAGCGCGCGGCAGGCCTAACTCTTCCACCCGATTCGGCGGGGCAGGCTGCGTTTGCGCGTGACGCGCTCAATCAGCTGATCGACGAGGAAATCCTCGTCCAGAAAGCGCACGAGATGAAGATCGAGGTCACCGAAGGCGAGGTGAACCGCACGGTGGACGATCAGATCAAGCGAGTCCGCGACCAGTTCAAGGCCGACGAGGAATACCGGACGGAGCTCAGGAATGCCGGCTTCGGCACGCCGGAGGAATACCGCCGCACTCTTTACACGCAATTTTACCGGCGAACGCTGCAGCAGCGTGTATTTCCCGACCTGCAGAAGACCGCGCATGCAAGAAACGTCAGCGAAACCGAGGTAGAGGAAGCATTCCAGAAGAACAAGGAGCTACTCAAGAAACAGCCTGCGACAGTCACCTTCCGTCAGATCGTCGTCGCGCCGAAGCCTACCGCGGAGTCGAAAGCGCGCGCCCGCGCAAAAGCCGAGTCACTCCTCGTGGAAATCCGTAAGGGCGGCGACTTCGAGCAGATAGCCAAGCGCGAATCGATGGACCAGGCCTCGAAGGCAACCGGCGGTGATCTCGGGTGGAATCGACGGGGCGCAATGGTTCCGGCATTCGAGCGCATGATGTTCGCACTCAATCCGGGTCAGATCAGCCCGGTCGTCGAGACTGCGTTCGGGTACCACATCATACGCGTCGATCGCGTACAGGCGGCGGAAGTTCATTCCCACCACATCCTGATCATGCCAGCGATTGATTCGGCCGACATAAACAGGGCTCGTCTCGAAGCCGATTCGGTGGCGAAGACATGGCGTGCCGGAGCAAACTTCGACTCGCTCGTGGCGAAGCACCACGATCCGGCCGAGGAGAAGGGAATTCTGCAGCCGTTCGTCCGGGACTCGCTGCCCGCTTCATACGGAACCGCGATCGCCGGCAAGAAGGCAGGCGAGGTCACCGATCCGTTCGAGCTGAAGGGTCCGAGCGGCGCGTCGAAATTTTCGGTCTTGCAGCTCGTCACAGTGAACGAAGCCGGTCAATACGTCGAGAGCGAGGTGCGGGATCGCATCCGCCAGCAGCTCATCGCCGAGCGTGCCACGCGCCAGCTGCTCGACGATCTCCGCAAGCGTACTTACGTGGCGATTCGGTTGTAG
- a CDS encoding 4-hydroxythreonine-4-phosphate dehydrogenase PdxA, which produces MSIRLAVTAGDPRGIGPEIINKALADRRIGERSDFVVIGPDGCGLEVDESVGSWSAGGDAAAAGRLSGRAVERAVELAKQGAVHGIVTAPIDKFALLAGGYRYPGHTEMLAELTSSSVAMMLAARRAPTQGGNALRVVLATTHIPLREVHAALTEAKIVSVAKTTIEYLTRWFGIAAPRIALCALNPHGGDGGRFGDEDDQLLAPAARSAGILGPFPADTVFVRAMRGEFDAVIAPYHDVGMTAIKVAAFGSAVNVTLGLPFPRTSPDHGTAMDIAGRGIADPASFIEALLLCRQILARERGPGDLPQSGDRPPASRSSGRPSREP; this is translated from the coding sequence GTGAGCATTCGGCTAGCCGTAACCGCGGGTGACCCGCGCGGCATCGGGCCGGAGATAATCAACAAGGCGCTCGCTGATCGCAGGATCGGCGAGCGCTCTGATTTCGTGGTGATCGGCCCGGATGGTTGCGGCCTCGAAGTGGACGAGTCCGTCGGGAGCTGGAGCGCCGGGGGCGATGCAGCAGCGGCCGGCCGTCTGAGCGGCAGAGCGGTCGAGCGTGCGGTAGAGCTGGCGAAACAGGGAGCCGTGCACGGCATCGTCACGGCGCCCATCGACAAGTTCGCGCTTCTCGCCGGTGGGTACCGTTATCCCGGGCACACCGAGATGCTGGCCGAGCTCACGAGCTCGAGTGTGGCCATGATGCTCGCGGCACGACGGGCACCAACGCAAGGCGGAAACGCGCTGCGCGTGGTGCTCGCAACGACTCACATTCCCTTGCGCGAGGTGCATGCTGCGCTGACCGAGGCGAAGATCGTCTCTGTCGCGAAGACGACCATCGAGTACCTCACACGCTGGTTTGGAATTGCCGCTCCGCGAATCGCGCTTTGTGCGCTCAATCCACACGGCGGAGACGGCGGCCGCTTCGGCGACGAGGACGATCAGCTCCTTGCTCCGGCTGCACGGAGCGCGGGAATCCTGGGGCCGTTTCCTGCCGATACGGTTTTCGTGCGGGCGATGCGCGGCGAGTTCGACGCGGTGATCGCGCCGTACCACGACGTAGGAATGACGGCAATCAAGGTAGCGGCGTTCGGAAGCGCTGTGAACGTCACACTGGGACTGCCGTTTCCGCGCACTTCACCCGATCACGGCACCGCAATGGATATTGCCGGCCGCGGCATCGCAGACCCAGCGAGCTTTATCGAGGCGCTGCTTCTGTGCCGGCAGATTCTGGCTCGCGAGCGTGGGCCCGGCGATCTCCCGCAGAGTGGAGATCGACCGCCAGCGAGTCGATCCTCCGGCCGTCCATCTCGCGAACCGTAA
- a CDS encoding cation diffusion facilitator family transporter: MASSRRVTPESYHNHSGHGPSAGVDEGAHLHVPHGDDDLHGNLPGRHDHASHAPARSLRLALAITGTLLVVEVIGGFLTNSLALLADAGHMLTDVGALGLSLFVAWFTMQPVTPRKSYGYLRWEILAAFLNGATLLLISAWILFEAVRRVRNPEPVEGGLMLVVAIAGLIANLIAARILHPTSRANMNVRGAYLHVLGDLLASVGTVAAALLIRYTGWLVADPLVSFLTAGLIIRGAWQLVREAVDILLESTPRHIDLQIVRAQLEAIPGIESVHDLHIWSVTPSMVAMSAHAIVRDPAAQQHALEHIHDAMRLFGIQHVTVQLERREMYEREGHLHA, encoded by the coding sequence ATGGCCAGCAGCCGGAGGGTCACGCCTGAAAGCTATCACAATCACTCCGGCCATGGGCCTTCCGCCGGAGTCGATGAAGGCGCGCATCTTCATGTGCCGCATGGAGATGACGACCTCCATGGAAACCTTCCCGGCCGCCATGACCACGCGAGCCACGCACCCGCGCGCAGCCTTCGCTTAGCGCTCGCGATCACTGGCACCCTCCTCGTTGTCGAGGTGATCGGCGGTTTTCTCACCAATTCGCTGGCTCTGCTCGCCGATGCGGGGCACATGCTGACCGATGTCGGCGCGCTCGGCCTTTCGTTGTTCGTCGCGTGGTTCACGATGCAGCCCGTCACCCCGCGAAAGAGCTACGGGTACCTGCGTTGGGAGATACTCGCTGCATTCCTGAACGGCGCCACACTTCTGCTGATCTCCGCGTGGATTCTCTTCGAGGCAGTGAGGCGCGTCAGGAATCCGGAGCCCGTAGAGGGCGGGCTCATGCTCGTGGTCGCCATCGCGGGGCTCATTGCAAACCTGATTGCCGCGCGAATTCTTCACCCCACGTCGCGGGCCAACATGAATGTCCGGGGTGCCTACCTCCACGTGCTCGGCGACTTGCTCGCATCGGTCGGCACAGTCGCGGCCGCGCTGCTCATCCGCTACACGGGCTGGCTGGTTGCAGATCCGCTCGTCTCGTTCCTGACCGCAGGTCTGATCATTCGTGGGGCATGGCAGCTGGTACGGGAGGCAGTCGACATCCTTCTAGAGTCGACGCCACGACACATCGATCTTCAAATTGTGCGAGCGCAGCTGGAAGCCATCCCGGGCATCGAGTCCGTTCACGACCTCCACATCTGGTCAGTTACGCCGAGCATGGTGGCGATGAGCGCGCACGCTATCGTGCGCGATCCGGCGGCTCAACAGCACGCGTTAGAGCACATTCACGACGCAATGCGTCTATTCGGCATTCAACACGTGACCGTGCAGCTCGAGCGGCGAGAAATGTACGAGCGGGAAGGTCATCTGCACGCGTGA
- a CDS encoding PilT/PilU family type 4a pilus ATPase, producing MPRIDALIAAMVSNRAQAVRLADGDVAFLMIGGTPQPLTRNPLAEGQLMALLREMAPAEIASQLGTGSTLQFIYKNETGRYLARLQNDGGTLRATVSPAPAVAPNGESHVSLPSPGTSAAVSPSGNGHPAATVNGNGDLATLAGRDRARLEPLSDGPNLAATAISDGVESDAGSVVARAEIDNLLKTLVHELASDLHLHVGEPPILRLHGELKRMEGVEPLTNSRLEAMLVSIMPERNLAEYRETHDTDFAYEIPDVARFRANALRDHHGAGGVFRAIPSKVATVEGLGISPEVRKLCFLTQGLVLVTGPTGSGKSTTLGGLVDLINRSRDDHVVTIEDPIEFVHKNKRCVITQRQVGLHTDSYKNALRAALREDPDIVLIGEMRDMETVAIALETAETGHLVFGTLHTTTAVGTIDRIIDQFPADRQSQIRVMLADTLKGVISQTLCRKIGGGRVAVREVLLSMPSVANMIREGKAFQIQSVMQTSRKLGMILLGDVLLDLVEKGIVEPKEAWMKATDKAAFLASLKTRGHDLSFAVE from the coding sequence ATGCCACGAATAGATGCTCTAATCGCCGCGATGGTCTCAAATCGGGCCCAGGCCGTGCGCCTGGCCGATGGCGACGTCGCCTTCCTGATGATAGGCGGAACCCCGCAGCCGCTGACCCGCAATCCTCTCGCCGAGGGCCAGCTCATGGCTCTGCTGCGCGAGATGGCACCCGCGGAAATTGCGTCGCAGCTCGGCACGGGCTCGACGCTTCAATTCATCTATAAGAATGAAACCGGACGTTATCTGGCGAGGCTGCAGAACGATGGAGGAACGCTTCGCGCGACAGTCAGTCCCGCCCCTGCCGTCGCCCCGAATGGAGAGTCTCATGTATCGTTGCCCTCGCCCGGGACCAGTGCTGCCGTTTCGCCATCGGGTAATGGACATCCCGCAGCAACCGTCAACGGAAACGGCGATCTTGCGACTTTAGCTGGTCGCGACAGGGCACGGCTGGAGCCGCTCTCTGACGGTCCGAATTTGGCGGCCACCGCCATCAGTGACGGCGTTGAATCCGACGCGGGGTCGGTCGTCGCGAGGGCGGAAATCGACAATCTCTTGAAAACTCTCGTTCACGAGCTTGCTTCGGATCTCCATCTGCACGTGGGCGAGCCCCCGATTCTTCGCCTTCACGGGGAGCTGAAGCGTATGGAGGGAGTGGAGCCGCTGACTAACTCGAGGCTCGAAGCGATGCTCGTCTCGATCATGCCCGAGCGAAACCTCGCCGAGTATCGCGAGACGCATGACACCGATTTTGCCTACGAGATTCCCGATGTCGCGAGGTTCCGCGCGAACGCGTTACGCGATCATCACGGCGCAGGCGGCGTGTTTCGCGCGATCCCCAGCAAGGTCGCGACTGTCGAAGGGCTTGGCATCTCCCCCGAGGTGCGGAAGCTCTGCTTCCTGACCCAGGGTCTGGTGCTCGTCACGGGGCCAACAGGCTCGGGAAAATCAACGACGCTCGGCGGGCTGGTGGATCTCATAAACCGATCCCGCGACGATCACGTCGTCACTATCGAAGATCCAATCGAGTTCGTTCACAAGAACAAACGGTGCGTCATCACGCAACGGCAGGTCGGCCTACACACCGACTCGTACAAGAATGCGCTGCGCGCCGCGCTGCGCGAGGATCCCGACATTGTCCTCATCGGCGAAATGCGCGACATGGAGACAGTCGCGATCGCTCTCGAGACGGCTGAAACCGGCCACCTCGTGTTTGGCACGCTGCACACAACGACGGCGGTGGGAACAATAGACCGGATCATCGATCAATTCCCCGCGGACCGTCAGTCGCAGATTCGCGTGATGCTCGCTGACACTCTGAAAGGCGTCATTTCGCAGACGCTCTGCAGGAAGATCGGCGGCGGACGAGTCGCGGTGCGGGAAGTTCTGCTCTCGATGCCTTCGGTCGCCAACATGATTCGCGAAGGGAAGGCGTTCCAGATTCAGTCGGTGATGCAGACCTCCCGAAAGCTTGGCATGATCCTGCTCGGCGACGTGTTACTCGACCTGGTCGAAAAGGGAATCGTCGAGCCGAAGGAAGCCTGGATGAAAGCCACCGACAAGGCGGCGTTCCTCGCGTCATTGAAGACCCGTGGACACGATCTTTCCTTCGCCGTGGAGTAG
- the typA gene encoding translational GTPase TypA — protein MQTPQQIRNIAIIAHVDHGKTTLVDKMLRQAGAFRENQVVMDRVMDSNPLERERGITILAKNTSVRWGGTKINIVDTPGHSDFGGEVERTLRMVNGVLLVVDAFDGPMPQTRFVLRKALELGRTPIVVINKIDRPGADPLRVHDEVLDLFIELEADGGQLDAPVVYASARDGVATMDMDQPAIDLTPLFQAIVSYVPAPPTDTASPFQMLISTIDHSPYLGRLGIGRIERGKVRVGDQVALLPLDVDARTQQARVTKLFGYEGLDRVELDEAAAGEIVALAGLEGVEIGLTVADVEHPERLAGISVEEPTISVDFLVNNSPFAGREGKFVTSRQLSERLYRELERNVALRVEDTDAMDAWTVSGRGELHLTILMETMRREGFEFQVSRPRVITRRGARGERLEPYEELAIDVPEEFLGAVIEKLGPRRGEMIEMKNPGQGMVRLLYRIPARGLFGYRSEFMTDTRGTGIMHHRFLDYGPWAGALAGRTRGTLVSMEAGVIVAFALANLAERATLFVAPGDKVYEGMLVGENSRPGDMDVNPTREKKLTNMRSKSSDENIQLEPPRELTLEGALEYIEEDELIEVTPQAIRLRKRFLSANDRKKLSREAKRERALL, from the coding sequence ATGCAGACCCCGCAGCAGATCCGAAACATCGCCATCATCGCGCACGTCGACCACGGCAAGACCACGCTGGTCGACAAGATGCTGCGTCAGGCTGGAGCGTTCCGCGAAAACCAGGTCGTGATGGACCGGGTCATGGACTCGAACCCGCTGGAGCGCGAGCGTGGAATAACCATCCTTGCCAAGAACACCTCGGTGCGATGGGGGGGCACGAAGATCAACATCGTCGATACGCCCGGCCACTCGGATTTCGGGGGCGAGGTGGAGCGGACGCTCCGGATGGTGAACGGCGTGCTGCTGGTAGTGGATGCCTTCGACGGACCAATGCCCCAGACTCGGTTCGTGCTGCGAAAGGCGCTCGAGCTCGGGCGCACGCCGATTGTCGTCATCAACAAGATCGACCGTCCGGGAGCCGACCCGCTGCGCGTCCACGACGAGGTGCTCGATCTCTTCATCGAGCTCGAAGCGGACGGCGGGCAACTCGACGCTCCGGTGGTTTACGCCTCGGCCCGCGACGGTGTGGCGACAATGGACATGGATCAGCCTGCGATCGATCTCACGCCGCTGTTCCAGGCAATCGTGAGCTATGTGCCGGCTCCACCGACGGACACCGCGTCGCCGTTCCAGATGCTCATCTCGACAATCGATCATTCGCCATATCTCGGCCGACTTGGGATCGGTCGCATAGAGCGCGGCAAAGTACGCGTTGGAGATCAGGTCGCGCTCCTCCCGCTCGACGTCGACGCGAGGACTCAGCAGGCTCGCGTGACGAAGCTTTTCGGTTACGAGGGTCTTGATCGGGTTGAGCTCGATGAGGCTGCAGCAGGCGAGATTGTAGCATTGGCCGGACTCGAAGGTGTGGAGATCGGATTGACAGTCGCCGATGTCGAGCATCCGGAGCGGCTCGCGGGCATCTCGGTGGAAGAGCCGACGATCTCCGTCGATTTTCTCGTCAACAACTCACCGTTTGCGGGAAGGGAGGGAAAATTCGTCACGAGCCGGCAGCTGAGCGAGCGGCTCTACCGCGAGCTCGAGCGAAACGTCGCTCTCCGCGTCGAAGACACGGATGCGATGGACGCGTGGACCGTGTCGGGAAGGGGCGAGCTGCACCTCACAATCCTGATGGAAACGATGCGGCGCGAAGGGTTCGAGTTTCAGGTGTCGCGGCCGAGGGTCATCACGCGGCGGGGTGCGCGGGGCGAGCGACTGGAGCCGTACGAGGAGCTGGCGATCGACGTGCCCGAGGAGTTCCTCGGCGCCGTGATCGAGAAGCTTGGCCCGCGGCGGGGGGAGATGATCGAGATGAAGAATCCGGGGCAGGGAATGGTCCGCCTCCTCTACCGCATCCCGGCGCGGGGATTGTTCGGCTACCGTTCGGAGTTCATGACCGATACCCGAGGCACCGGAATCATGCACCATCGGTTCCTCGATTACGGGCCCTGGGCGGGGGCGCTGGCTGGCAGAACCCGGGGGACGCTCGTTTCGATGGAAGCCGGTGTGATTGTTGCATTCGCGCTGGCCAATCTGGCCGAGCGTGCCACTCTTTTTGTGGCCCCCGGTGACAAAGTGTACGAGGGGATGCTTGTCGGCGAGAACTCCAGGCCCGGCGACATGGACGTCAACCCCACCAGGGAGAAGAAGTTGACGAACATGCGCAGCAAGTCGAGCGACGAGAACATCCAGCTCGAGCCGCCCCGGGAGTTGACTCTTGAAGGAGCGTTGGAGTATATCGAGGAAGACGAGCTGATCGAGGTGACCCCGCAGGCAATCCGTTTGCGGAAGCGCTTCCTCAGCGCGAACGATCGAAAGAAGCTGTCGCGCGAAGCGAAACGCGAGCGCGCGCTTCTCTAA
- a CDS encoding outer membrane beta-barrel protein yields the protein MKLSIAAATALLVMALPFAASAQVDDGYSWGLTAGAAIPVSYLQDDHSTGVNAGITFAFGGVGSPFGLRVDGMLNRFGAKSGTEAGNARITAATANLVYSPFSGGSDRFYVTAGVGAYGIRPDVPGQGSKSDFGTNGGIGLWIPGVSGFIEARYHHFFRALPEKRPAVFIPITFGVLF from the coding sequence ATGAAACTTTCGATAGCGGCAGCGACTGCCCTTCTCGTGATGGCTCTTCCATTTGCCGCTTCAGCACAGGTGGACGACGGATACTCGTGGGGATTGACGGCGGGCGCGGCAATTCCGGTTTCGTATCTGCAGGATGATCACAGCACCGGCGTGAACGCCGGAATAACGTTCGCGTTCGGCGGCGTAGGCTCGCCCTTCGGCCTGCGTGTGGACGGGATGCTGAATCGATTTGGTGCGAAGAGCGGGACGGAGGCAGGGAACGCCAGAATCACGGCCGCGACCGCGAATCTCGTGTACAGCCCGTTCAGCGGAGGGTCCGACCGGTTCTACGTCACTGCTGGAGTGGGAGCGTACGGCATCAGGCCGGACGTGCCCGGGCAGGGGAGCAAGAGCGATTTCGGGACGAACGGCGGAATCGGGCTATGGATCCCCGGCGTGAGCGGGTTTATCGAGGCGCGGTACCATCATTTCTTCCGCGCACTGCCCGAGAAGCGGCCGGCCGTATTCATCCCCATAACCTTTGGGGTGCTTTTCTAG